Sequence from the Streptomyces peucetius genome:
ACTCGGCTGCCATGATGGGGCAGCTGCGCACCGCCGTGCAGACGATGGCGGCGCTCGACCTGCCGCCCGCGCAGCTCCTGCGCAACCTCGACGACTTGGCCCAGCGCCTTGGCGAGCACTACCTCGCCACGTGTCTGTACGCGGTCTACGACCCGGTCGCCGGCGAACTCCACCTCGCGAACGCGGGCCATGTGCCGCCCGTCCTCGTCCGTGCCGCCGACGGGCGCAGCGACCTGCTGGACCTGCCCACCGGGGCGCCGATCGGCGTCGGCGGCGTGCCCTTCGAGAGTGTCCGGGTACCGGTGTCGCCGGGCGACCGGCTCGTCATGTGCACCGACGGGCTGGTCGAGATGCGCGGCGAGGACATCGGCGTCGGCCTGGTCACGCTCTGCGAGTCCGCCGCGCACCCGGCCGCCTCCATGGACGACGCCTGCGACACCATCATCCGGGCGCTGGGCACCCGCGGCGGCCGCAAGGACGACGTGGCGCTGCTCATGGCCCGGCTCAACGGCATCGACCCCGGGTCGGTCGCCACGTGGGAGTTGTCCCTCGAACCGCGGGAGGCCGCGAGGGCACGCCGGCTGGTGCGGGAACAGCTCGCCGCCTGGGGACTGGACGCGCTGACGGAGACCGCGGAGCTACTGGCCGGCGAAGTCGTGGCCAACGCCGTACGGCACTCGGGCGGCCGCCGGGCCGAACTGCGGCTCGTGCGCGCGGAGTCGCTGCTCTGCGAGGTGGCGGACGACGACCACACGCTGCCGACCCTGCTGGACGCACGCCCGGACGCCGAACGGGGGCGGGGGCTCCGGGTGGTGAGCAGTCTCTCCAGGGAGTGGGGCACCAGCCGCACGGCGGACGGCAAGACGGTCTGGTTCGAACTCTCCCTGCCGTAGGGCGGATCGGAGCGCCGACTAGGGTTGCTGCCCATGGGGCAAGGACAGCAGCAGTATCCGGACGGCGGGCTGCAACCACGACAACCGCAACAACCACAGCAGTCACATCAGGGACACCACGCGCAGAACGGTCCCTACGGCCCCCCGGCGGGCTCGCGGCACCAACCGTGGAACATGCCCACCCAGGCCGTGGCCGTCCCCGCCGCCGACCGCCGTCGCCGCACCACCATGACCGTGGTCCTGGGCTTACTGCTGGTGGCCGCACTGTTCGCCGCAGGCGCGGTGGGCGGGCTGAAGGCCGTCGGCGGCGAGGACGGCGGCCATGCGTCGCCGGTCTCTTCGGCCCCGCCGACCGGCCAGGCCCGTGCGGGCGCCGGCGAGCAGCCGACCGTGCCCGGCTGGCGGACCGTGACGAACCCGAGGACCGGCGTCGTCTTCGACGTACCGCCCGAGTGGGGACGCAAGCCGGCGTCCTGGGCGAGCTATGTCGTGGAGGACGGCGACCCGGAGGAGAAGCCCCTCGTCGGCTTCTCCGCCCCGGCCGTCCTCAAGGAGAAGTGGTGCGTGTCCGACGTGGACGTCGACGGCTCGTCGGACGAGACCTGGCTCGCCGCCGCGGGCTCACGTACCGAACGCGGCGCGCGGACACCGCAGGAAGCGGCCCGCGACAACGCCTCCCTGTGGGTGTACGGCGGCTACGCCCAGCCGGATCGGGCCAAGGTGACCGAAGGCGCGGCCGAGCCGTACACCACCGCGTCGGGCATCCGGGGCAGTGTGGCCACCGCCTCCTCCGCGGGCGTGGAGCCCGAGGGCAAGTGCGACACCGACGGCACGGCGACCACCTTCGCGTTCAAGAACGACAAGGGCGACATCGTCTCCTGGACGTTCACCGGGGCCAAGGGGGTGGACGAGGAGGTACCGGACGCGACGGTGCGCAAGATCCTGAGCACCGTACGCCTGGCCGGCGGCTGACCGTGGCCCGCGTGCGGACGGGGGCCTTCTTCCGATAGGGTCCGCGCGCGACAAGGCCGTCCGAAGGAACACCGTAATGACCAGCAAATCCGCGCCGTTCGACGAACTGGACCGAAAGATCGTCGCCGCGCTGGTGGCGAACGCGCGGACGAGTTTCTCGGAGATCGGTACGGCCATCGGGCTCTCGGCCACCGCGGTCAAACGCCGCGTCGACCGGATGCGCGAGAACGACATCATCACCGGCTTCACCACGACGGTGCGCCCGGCCGCGCTGGGCTGGGCGACCGAGGCGTACGTGGAGGTGTACTGCGACAGCGCCGCCCCGCCCCGGCGCCTCGCCGAAGTCGTCCGCAACCACCCCGAGATCACCGCCGCGATGACGGTCACCGGCGGCGCCGACGCGCTGCTGCACGTACGGGCGACGGACGTCGAGCACTTCGAGGAGGTGCTCGAGCGCATCAGGGCCGAACCGTTCATCCGCAAGACGATCAGCTACATGGTCCTCTCCCACCTGCTGACCGGCAGCCCGGAGGCCGGCGCCGGCCGCGCCGCGACATCGGGCGACACCGCCGGCTGACGACGTCGGCCGGGCCGGCCCCGGCACGCGTGTTCCCGCGCGCCGAGCGGTGCGCGGCGGCGGTCAGCCGGAAGACGGCACACGCCCAACTCGATGCCACGCATGCGCAGTTGACGAGGCATCGTGCCTCCTTTCCAGGGCGGGGACGGCATCGGGGCCGGGCCTGGAGGGCGTGCTCGGCGCCCCGCGTACCCTTCCCGGCATGTCACCGAACGCCGCAGCAGAACGCGCGCCCGTCACCGCCGACGACCTCGACCTGGCGGTCCGCCTCGCCGTCACCGCCCTGCGCGAGGCGCCCCCCGCGGCCTGGGACGGCGCGGCCGGCGCCCTGGAGTGGACCTGCTGGGAGACGGCCGAACACCTCGCGGACGACCTCTTCGCCTACGCCGTTCAGCTCGGCCCCCGCACCCCGCCGCTCGACCGCGAGGTGCCCTTCGTCTACGAGAGCCGCCGGCCGGGCGGCCCCGCGAACTCCGTCCACGCCAACCGCGCCGCCGGCCCCGACGGCCTGCTCGAGGTGCTGGAGGCGAGCGGTGCGCTGCTGGTCGCCATGGTGCGCACGGCCTCGCCGGACGTCCGCTCGCACCATGTCTTCGGGGCGTCGGACCCGGAGGGCTTCGCGGCGATGGGCATCGTGGAGACGCTGGTGCACACCCATGACATCGCCGAGGGCCTCGGACTGTCCTGGGAGCCGCCCGCCGGCATCTGCTCGCGGGTGCTGGCCCGCCTGTTCCGGGACACACCCGACGGCGCCGCGCCCTGGCCCGCGCTGCTGTGGTCCACCGGCCGGGCCGACCTCCCCGGCCGGCCCCGCCCCGGCACCTGGCGGTGGTACGGAGCCCCGCTCGCGTAGCCCGAACGAGTGGTGTGCGGCGCGGGGCGACGCGAAACGCCGCCGAAGGGCCTAGGACGCAGCATTCCTGCGCGCACACGCAGCGCTTGTTCCTTGTCGCCGGAACCTCCCGATTCCTACCGTTGAGACGTCACCGGTCGTCACCGGTGGTCACCGTCGTCTCCGCCGTCCAGCGGTCACCTCAGGAATCGGGAGGAACCCGGGTGCCACCCAGCCGCATGCCGCGTCCCAGGCGTTATCTGGTCTGCGAACCCCGTTACTTCGACGTGAAGTACGCCATCAATCCGTGGATGAGCGAGAACACCGAGGTCGACCTCGACCTCGCCCGGTCCCAG
This genomic interval carries:
- a CDS encoding maleylpyruvate isomerase N-terminal domain-containing protein, which gives rise to MSPNAAAERAPVTADDLDLAVRLAVTALREAPPAAWDGAAGALEWTCWETAEHLADDLFAYAVQLGPRTPPLDREVPFVYESRRPGGPANSVHANRAAGPDGLLEVLEASGALLVAMVRTASPDVRSHHVFGASDPEGFAAMGIVETLVHTHDIAEGLGLSWEPPAGICSRVLARLFRDTPDGAAPWPALLWSTGRADLPGRPRPGTWRWYGAPLA
- a CDS encoding Lrp/AsnC family transcriptional regulator, encoding MTSKSAPFDELDRKIVAALVANARTSFSEIGTAIGLSATAVKRRVDRMRENDIITGFTTTVRPAALGWATEAYVEVYCDSAAPPRRLAEVVRNHPEITAAMTVTGGADALLHVRATDVEHFEEVLERIRAEPFIRKTISYMVLSHLLTGSPEAGAGRAATSGDTAG